In Panthera tigris isolate Pti1 chromosome D2, P.tigris_Pti1_mat1.1, whole genome shotgun sequence, one DNA window encodes the following:
- the PPRC1 gene encoding peroxisome proliferator-activated receptor gamma coactivator-related protein 1 isoform X2, giving the protein MAARRGRRDGVAPSPSGGPGPDPGGGVRGSSWGSRSQAPYGTVGAVSGGEQVLLHEEGDDSGFVSLSRLGPCLRDKDLEMEELILQDETLLGTMQSYMDASLISLIEDFGSLGESRLSLEDQNEVSLLTALTEILDNADSENLSPFDSIPDSELLVSPREGSSLHKLLTLSRTPPERDLITPVDPLGPSTGSNRVSGVEMSLSDPPWDFSPPSFLETSFPKLPSWRPSRSRARWGQSPPPQQRSDGEEEEEVASFSGQMLAGELDNSVSSIPDFPMHLACPEEEDKTAAAEMAVQAAGDESISSLSELVRAMHPYCLPNLTHLTSLEDELQEQPDDLTLPEDCVVLEIVGQAATAGNDLEIPVVVRKIPTGPQPVLLDDSLEASPALKLLMPTLESETEAAVPKENLCPQKEGLSEEKLESVCLLEPKEVMEPMMPKESQNPPANTMLSSQKARKGRRKKSKEQPAACTEGYARRLRSSSRGQSTVATEITSQAGNLPQEELKREVAPPRSRGKPRAWARAWAAALEKPSSGNLESSAGQASAAKEDPLDLYSNLVDSIHANPVPTHLSLVDSAPSDPMPLESVETDPTAVNPVQADPVPVDPALVDFASANSELVDPLPADPVLADSAEIDPTVVVPISDDLPPGDPVPADSAPVDSVPSDLAPVDPVLVKSRPSDPRRGAVSSVQGSPAPQLLLESESLDPLKAIIPEVREVVGPLKVESSTSATTQEARPRPLSLSEYRRRRQQRQADAEERSPQPPAGKWPSLPETPTGLADIPCLVIPPAPAKKTTLQRSPEVPPEACFVPMGPSPASPSPEPPASKPVASTPTEQVPSQEIPLPARPPPPTVQSMPSTMPTALPFPPGGLGMTPMMPLPTGGQGIPSLPPPPLQPPSLPMSMGPVPPDPYTHYAPVPPWPCYPPVSPSGYPCLPPPPTVPLVSGTPGTYAVPPTCNVPWVPPPAPVPPYSSSCAYGPLGWGPGLQHPPFWPSMPPPPLPLASVGRAAPPPKVEPSGIPAGPPESVLSVPMAPPLSLGSTGQGALQIEPTKVEPTKVEVKSVPVSPHLKHKVSSPMQSPQIKAPPCLSAESVDVEEPASERLKPEIQETRPREKPPSPVTKVAPTPTPKQSTVTKVPAVHPARLRKLSFLPTPRTQGPEDVVQAFISEIGIEASDLSSLLEQFEKSEAKKECPPPAPADSLAVGNSGNVDTPQEKRPLDRLQAPELANVAGLTPPATPPHQLWKPLAAVSLLAKAKSPKSTAQEGTLKPEGVTEAKHPAAACLQEGVHGPSPVHVGSGDHDYCVRSRTPPKKTPALVIPEVGSRWNVKRHQDITIKPVLSLGLAAPLPPRTAASQEPLDHRTSSEQADAPATCLAPSALLSPEASPCRNDMNTRTPPEPSAKQRSVRCYRKACRSASPPSRGWQGCRGRSSRSISSGSNRTSEASSSSSSSSSSSSRSRSRSLSPPHKRWRRSSCSSSGRSRRCSSSSSSSSSSSSSSSSSSSRSRSRSPSPRRRSDRRRRYSSYRSHDHYQRQRVLQKERAIEERRVVFIGKIPGRMTRSELKQRFSVFGEIEECTIHFRVQGDNYGFVTYRYAEEAFAAIESGHKLRQADEQPFDLCFGGRRQFCKRSYSDLDSNREDFDPAPVKSKFDSLDFDTLLKQAQKNLRR; this is encoded by the exons GTGCTGCTGCATGAGGAAGGGGACGATTCTGGTTTTGTCAGTCTGTCTCGGCTTGGCCCCTGTCTGAGGGACAAGGACCTGGAGATGGAGGAGCTGATACTGCAGGATGAGACACTGCTGGGGACCATGCAGAGCTACATGGATGCCTCCCTCATCTCCCTCATTGAAGATTTTGGGAGCCTTGGGGAG AGCAGGTTATCTCTGGAGGACCAGAATGAAGTGTCACTGCTCACAGCTCTGACAGAGATCTTGGACAATGCAGATTCCGAGAACCTGTCTCCGTTTGACAGCATTCCTGACTCAGAACTGCTTGTGTCACCTCGGGAGGGCTCCTCT CTGCACAAGCTGCTCACCCTCTCCCGGACACCTCCAGAACGTGACCTCATCACCCCAGTTGACCCACTGGGGCCCAGCACAGGCAGTAATAGAGTGAGTGGG GTTGAGATGTCCCTCTCAGATCCCCCTTGGgacttctccccaccctccttcttAGAGACTTCCTTCCCTAAGCTTCCTAGCTGGAGACCCTCAAGATCAAGAGCCCGCTGGGGTcaatcccctcctccccagcagcGTAGcgatggggaagaagaggaggaggtggcCAGCTTTAGTGGCCAGATGCTTGCTGGGGAGCTCGACAACTCCGTGAGCAGTATTCCAGACTTCCCTATGCACCTGGCCTGCCCGGAGGAGGAAGataaaacagcagcagcagagaTGGCAGTGCAGGCAGCTGGGGACGAGAGCATCTCCTCCTTGAGTGAGTTGGTGCGGGCCATGCATCCATACTGCTTGCCCAACCTCACCCACCTGACATCACTCGAGGATGAGCTTCAGGAGCAGCCGGATGATTTGACACTGCCTGAGGATTGTGTGGTGCTAGAGATTGTGGGCCAGGCAGCCACAGCTGGCAATGACCTGGAGATCCCAGTTGTGGTACGGAAGATTCCTACTGGACCCCAGCCTGTGCTTCTGGATGACTCACTAGAGGCCAGTCCAGCTTTGAAGCTACTCATGCCTACACTAGAGTCAGAGACAGAGGCTGCTGTGCCCAAGGAGAACCTCTGCCCTCAGAAAGAGGGGTTGTCAGAGGAAAAGCTGGAGTCAGTCTGCTTGTTAGAGCCCAAGGAGGTCATGGAACCAATGATGCCCAAGGAGTCTCAGAACCCACCAGCCAACACAATGCTGAGTTCCCAGAAAGCTCgaaagggcaggaggaagaagagcaAAGAGCAGCCAGCAGCCTGTACAGAAGGCTATGCCAGGAGGCTGAGGTCATCTTCTCGTGGGCAATCTACTGTGGCTACAGAGATAACCTCACAGGCAGGAAATTTGCCTCAGGAGGAACTTAAAAGAGAGGTCGCACCTCCCCGTAGTAGAGGGAAGCCCCGGGCTTGGGCTCGGGCCTGGGCAGCTGCCTTGGAGAAACCTAGCTCTGGGAACTTGGAGAGTAGTGCTGGACAAGCTAGTGCTGCTAAAGAAGATCCTCTAGACCTTTATTCCAACCTGGTAGACAGCATCCACGCTAACCCTGTTCCAACTCATCTCTCACTGGTTGATTCTGCTCCATCCGACCCCATGCCACTTGAGTCTGTTGAAACTGATCCCACTGCAGTTAACCCTGTTCAAGCTGACCCTGTACCTGTTGATCCTGCATTGGTTGACTTTGCTTCAGCCAACTCAGAGCTGGTTGACCCTCTCCCAGCTGACCCAGTCCTGGCTGACTCAGCAGAAATTGACCCTACAGTGGTTGTTCCCATCTCAGATGACTTGCCACCAGGTGACCCTGTCCCAGCCGACTCAGCACCAGTTGACTCTGTTCCCAGTGACCTGGCTCCAGTTGATCCTGTGCTAGTTAAATCTAGGCCATCTGATCCCAGACGTGGTGCAGTGTCTTCAGTCCAGGGGAGTCCAGCTCCCCAGTTACTTCTGGAGTCAGAGTCCTTGGACCCCCTAAAGGCCATCATCCCCGAAGTCCGGGAGGTTGTGGGTCCTTTGAAGGTAGAAAGTAGTACCAGTGCCACAACCCAGGAAGCCAGACCTCGGCCTCTTAGCCTATCAGAGTACCGGCGACGAAGGCAGCAGCGCCAAGCAGATGCAGAAGAGAggagtccccagcccccagctgggAAGTGGCCTAGTCTCCCAGAGACCCCCACAGGGCTGGCAGACATCCCTTGTCTTGTCATCCCACCAGCCCCAGCCAAGAAGACAACTCTGCAGAGAAGCCCTGAGGTTCCTCCTGAGGCTTGCTTTGTGCCTATGGGTCCCAGCCCTGCTTCTCCTAGTCCTGAGCCACCTGCAAGCAAACCTGTGGCCTCAACTCCCACTGAACAGGTGCCATCCCAAGAGATACCACTACCAGCAAGACCTCCACCTCCTACTGTGCAGTCCATGCCCTCCACAATGCCCACTGCTTTGCCTTTTCCCCCAGGTGGGCTAGGCATGACTCCCATGATGCCCCTTCCTACAGGTGGGCAAGGGATCCCCagtctgcccccacctcccttgcAGCCTCCCAGTCTTCCAATGTCTATGGGACCGGTGCCACCTGATCCCTATACTCATTATGCTCCTGTGCCACCCTGGCCTTGTTATCCCCCTGTGTCCCCTTCTGGCTATCCATGCCTCCCCCCGCCACCAACAGTGCCCCTAGTATCTGGTACTCCTGGCACCTATGCTGTGCCCCCCACTTGCAATGTGCCTTGGGtaccccctccagccccagtcccACCTTACAGCTCCAGCTGTGCCTATGGGCCCTTGGGATGGGGCCCAGGGCTGCAACACCCTCCATTCTGGCCTTCTATGCCACCACCTCCTTTGCCTCTGGCATCTGTTGGGAGAGCTGCTCCCCCACCCAAGGTGGAGCCCAGTGGCATCCCAGCTGGCCCTCCTGAAAGTGTACTTTCTGTGCCAATGGCTCCTCCTCTCAGTCTTGGGTCAACTGGCCAGGGAGCTTTGCAGATAGAGCCCACCAAGGTGGAGCCCACCAAGGTGGAAGTCAAGTCAGTGCCTGTGTCTCCTCATCTGAAACATAAGGTGTCCTCCCCAATGCAAAGCCCCCAGATTAAGGCTCCACCGTGTTTGTCTGCTGAGAGTGTGGATGTTGAGGAGCCTGCATCAGAGAGGCTAAAGCCTGAGATCCAGGAGACAAGGCCCAGGGAGAAGCCCCCCTCTCCTGTTACCAAGGTTGCTCCTACACCCACACCAAAGCAGAGCACTGTAACTAAGGTGCCTGCTGTCCACCCAGCCCGTCTAAGGAAACTCTCCTTCCTGCCTACCCCACGGACTCAAGGCCCTGAGGACGTGGTACAGGCTTTCATCAGTGAGATTG GAATTGAGGCATCGGACCTGTCCAGTCTGCTGGAGCAGTTTGAGAAATCTGAAG CCAAAAAGGAGTGCCCTCCCCCGGCTCCTGCTGACAGCTTGGCTGTAGGAAACTCAGG CAACGTTGACACTCCCCAGGAGAAGAGGCCCCTAGACCGGTTACAAGCCCCAGAACTGGCCAACGTGGCAG gGCTCACCCCAccagccacccctccccaccaattATGGAAGCCCCTGGCTGCTGTTTCACTGCTGGCCAAAGCCAAATCTCCTAAGTCCACCGCCCAGGAGGGAACCCTGAAGCCTGAAGGAGTTACAGAGGCCAAACATCCAGCTGCAGCCTGCCTCCAAGAAGGGGTCCATGGCCCTAGTCCAGTCCATGTGGGCTCTGGGGACCATGACTATTGTGTCCGGAGCAGGACTCCCCCCAAAAAGACGCCTGCCTTAGTCATTCCAGAGGTGGGCTCCCGATGGAACGTCAAACGCCATCAGGACATCACCATCAAACCCGTCTTGTCCCTGGGCCTggccgcccccctgcccccacgcaCAGCTGCCTCCCAGGAGCCACTTGATCACAGGACTAGCAGTGAGCAGGCAGATGCCCCAGCAACTTGCCTTGCCCCATCCGCCTTGCTCTCCCCTGAGGCCTCACCTTGCCGGAATGACATGAACACTAGGACTCCCCCTGAGCCCTCAGCCAAGCAGCGGTCGGTGCGCTGTTACCGAAAAGCCTGCAGGTCGGCCAGCCCCCCAAGCCGGGGTTGGCAGGGCTGCCGTGGCCGCAGCAGCCGTTCTATCAGCTCTGGGTCCAACCGGACCAGCGAAGcatcttcctcctcatcctcatcGTCGTCTTCCTCATCCCGGTCCCGGTCCCggtccctctcccccccacacaAGAGGTGGCGAAG ATCCAGTTGCAGTTCTTCTGGACGTTCGCGAAGATGCTCTTCCTCGTcgtcctcctcatcttcctcatcttcctcatCTTCGTCATCCAGTTCCCGAAGCCGGTCCCGCTCCCCATCCCCCCGCCGGAGAAGTGACAGGAGGCGGAG GTACAGCTCTTATCGTTCACATGACCATTACCAAAGGCAGAGAGTGCTGCAGAAGGAGCGTGCAATA GAGGAGAGAAGAGTGGTCTTCATTGGGAAGATACCTGGCCGCATGACTCGGTCAGAATTGAAACAGAGGTTCTCTGTTTTTGGAGAGATTGAGGAGTGCACTATCCACTTCCGTGTCCAAGG TGACAACTACGGCTTCGTCACTTACCGCTATGCTGAAGAGGCATTTGCAGCCATCGAGAGTGGCCACAAGCTAAGGCAGGCAGATGAGCAGCCCTTTGATCTCTGCTTTGGGGGCCGCAGGCAGTTCTGCAAGAGAAGCTATTCTGATCTTG ACTCCAACCGGGAAGACTTTGACCCTGCTCCTGTAAAGAGCAAATTTGATTCTCTTGACTTTGACACATTGTTGAAACAGGCCCAGAAGAACCTCAGGAGGTAA